In one window of Helianthus annuus cultivar XRQ/B chromosome 17, HanXRQr2.0-SUNRISE, whole genome shotgun sequence DNA:
- the LOC110926332 gene encoding GATA zinc finger domain-containing protein 14, protein MASIANTFYFHLFLLIVLSLSHQPHARESKFFTKVIHYLSNSPITSSSSSVPAPAPMLVPGLAPENEPVLAPAPAPMLVPGLVPVDEPFLAPAPAPGEEEHGYGLYGQGSSEFSSEEFHASSLEGSENETLEDEEGKGSNDVDEFTSQKETPFEKLLSSQSYSTNNNGYSNNGNGYNQNGYNNNENGYNNNENGYNQNGYNNENGYNNNVNGYNNNNENGYKNNENGYNQNMYSNNYNGYSSSMYENNGYKTENNNNNNNYMTFTNENSGYNGDGYTQSKEENNGYNNDNGYMVERQGMSDTRFLENGKYSYDANNNNNNYMTFTNENSGYNGDGYTRSKEENNGYNNDNGYMVERQGMSDTRFLENGKYSYDTNNNENNHESSYEEEEEVSDNGEGYNRNNEESKYEFDTMEEYEKQEGYPETDQRGYVP, encoded by the coding sequence ATGGCCTCCATTGCTAACACATTCTACTTCCACTTGTTTTTGCTCATAGTTTTGTCACTCTCTCACCAACCACATGCTAGGGAGAGCAAGTTTTTCACCAAAGTTATTCATTACCTTTCAAATTCACCAataacatcttcatcatcatcggtACCAGCACCAGCTCCGATGCTGGTTCCAGGGCTGGCTCCAGAGAATGAGCCAGTACTGGCTCCAGCACCAGCTCCAATGTTGGTTCCGGGGCTGGTTCCGGTAGATGAGCCATTTTTGGCTCCTGCACCGGCACCGGGTGAGGAAGAGCATGGCTATGGTCTTTATGGTCAAGGGTCGAGTGAGTTTTCCTCAGAGGAATTCCACGCGTCTTCCTTGGAGGGTTCAGAGAATGAAACCCTGGAGGACGAGGAAGGAAAAGGAAGTAATGATGTAGATGAGTTTACTTCACAAAAGGAGACCCCGTTCGAGAAGCTACTAAGTAGTCAAAGTTACTCTACTAACAATAATGGTTATTCCAACAATGGGAATGGCTACAATCAAAATGGTTACAACAACAATGAGAATGGCTACAACAACAATGAGAATGGCTACAACCAAAATGGTTACAACAACGAGAATGGCTACAACAACAATGTGAATGgctacaacaacaacaacgagaaTGGCTACAAAAACAATGAGAATGGCTACAACCAGAACATGTATAGCAACAACTATAATGGATACTCAAGCTCTATGTATGAGAACAATGGTTACAAGACtgaaaacaacaacaacaacaacaattacATGACCTTCACAAACGAGAATAGTGGCTACAATGGAGACGGATACACACAATCTAAAGAGGAAAACAATGGCTACAACAATGACAATGGGTACATGGTGGAGCGACAAGGAATGAGTGACACAAGGTTTTTGGAGAATGGTAAGTACTCTTATGAtgcaaacaacaacaacaacaattacATGACCTTCACAAACGAGAATAGCGGCTACAATGGCGACGGATACACTCGCTCTAAAGAGGAAAACAACGGCTACAACAACGACAATGGGTACATGGTGGAGCGACAAGGAATGAGTGACACACGGTTTTTGGAGAATGGTAAGTACTCTTATGATACAAACAACAATGAGAATAACCATGAAAGtagttatgaagaagaagaagaagtgagTGACAATGGCGAAGGGTATAATAGGAATAATGAAGAATCGAAATACGAGTTTGACACAATGGAAGAGTATGAGAAGCAAGAGGGGTATCCAGAAACTGACCAAAGAGGGTATGTGCCATAA
- the LOC110921283 gene encoding NADH dehydrogenase [ubiquinone] 1 beta subcomplex subunit 2 — translation MAGGHGYGNGTYKGVHLHQPKRWHTVTGKGMCAMMWFWILYRAKQDGPVVLGWRHPWEGHGHGDEH, via the exons ATGGCAGGAGGTCATGGTTACGGTAATGGAACCTACAAAGGCGTTCATTTGCATCAGCCGAAGCGTTGGCATACCGTCACCGGCAAGGGCATGTGCGCCATGATGTG GTTTTGGATTCTATATCGGGCTAAGCAAGACGGCCCTGTAGTTCTG GGATGGCGGCATCCTTGGGAAGGGCATGGACATGGAGACGAACATTAG